The nucleotide window ATATTTTTTTCATATTATCCTCCTATATTTTACATTATAGTTCCTTTTCTATTTCAATTATCAATTAAAATAACATTTTTTTGTAATTCCTTATAACTTTCTGGATTTTTCTCTATTAACATTGTTATTAAAATATTAGTTATGATTAATTGCGAAACATTGCTAGAAATAGTTGAAAAATAAGTTGAGTCTAAATAAGAATAATATAAAATCTTATAATCTGATTGAAGTAAATTAATATTTTGCTGTTTAGTTGTAATTAAAACCGTTTTTATATTGTTTTTTCTACTTAATTTAAGTAATTCAAGAATTTCACGCGTGCAACCAGATTTTGAAAAAAGAATCATTAAATCATTATCATTAAATAAATTTAAAAATAATAATTGACCATGAAAATCTTGTGATGTATAAGAATTAAATCCTAATTTAATTAAACTATTATTTAATTCAGAACAAATAACAGAAGATGAACCAACACCAAAAATAAAAATGCGCTTAGAAATAAAAATACAATTAATAATATTTTCTAATTCTAATAAATCTAAATTATTAATCGTTTCAAAAACAGAATATAAATTAATGTTTTTAATTTTTTGAATTAAATTAGGTAAATTATCATTATATTGAAAATTAAAACTACTTTTAATCTGTTTAATTTTTTCATAAATAAACATTTTAAACTCTTTAAAATTTCTATATCCTACTTTTTTTGATAATCTAGATATCGTTGATGTTGCTATTCCCAACTTTTTACTAATTATTGTGATTGAATTATTTAAGAAATATTCTGGTTTTTTATTAATTTCAACTGCAATATATTTTTCTAAAGATGTTAAATTATATAAATCCAAAGCAACTATTGGAATCATTTATGTCCTCCTTTATTAAAAATTATAATGCATTAAATTTTCAAAAAATTTGCATTTTAATAAAAAAATTACAAAAATAATTAATTTTATTGTACTTTATAATCTTCTTTTTATAATAGAAATAATAAAAAAATAGAAAGGTTTATAAAAAATGAAAATATTTAATGAAAAATTATTACAATATATTGAAAAACCAATTAGCAAATGAGAACAAGCAATTGAATTAGCATCTGAACTATTAATTACAAATAATTATGTTAAAACTGATTTTCCTACTAAAATTATTGAGATAACAAATGATTTAGGTCCTTATTATGTTGTAGCACCGAAATTAGCACTATTACATATTATGCCTGATTCGACAATTTTAAAAACTGGAATAAGTTTTACATATTTTAAAAATCCAGTTAAATTTCAAAAAGAAGACAAATACCATATTAAATATTGCTTGGCTCTTGCGGCAGAAGATAATTTTTCACATATAGAATTACTTCAATCAATCGCTAAACTATTTGCAAAAAAAGAATTTTTAACTAGCATAAAAAATTGCTCATCAACAATGGAATTAATTAAAATTATCAAACAGTATGATAATTAGAAAATATTAAATTTACTTTCTTCTAACTAAGTTTAAACTTTATATATAAAATTTAATAAAAAAGACTAAAAGTTTTAGTCTTGTATACATGCATTAAATTAAATCTATTTTATTTGCTTTATATTATCAAAGGTATAATTATTTATTTTCCTACTTAATTATACAAAAATAAAGAAAATTAATAATCAATTTTTGAAAAAAATAAATTGTTATTTTGAATTTCAAATTCTATTAATTTAATAGGAGAGCAAATCCCTTCATTTTTTTTATTAAAATCCGTAATTTTCTGAGTTATTTTTTCAAATTTTTCAATTTCTTGTTTAGAATTACTTTTTCGCTTTTGATATACTAATACTGGTGATATATCACATTGTCTATTAG belongs to Spiroplasma melliferum and includes:
- a CDS encoding ascorbate-specific PTS system IIA component, producing the protein MKIFNEKLLQYIEKPISKWEQAIELASELLITNNYVKTDFPTKIIEITNDLGPYYVVAPKLALLHIMPDSTILKTGISFTYFKNPVKFQKEDKYHIKYCLALAAEDNFSHIELLQSIAKLFAKKEFLTSIKNCSSTMELIKIIKQYDN